Genomic segment of Nothobranchius furzeri strain GRZ-AD chromosome 12, NfurGRZ-RIMD1, whole genome shotgun sequence:
CCGACACAGAAGTGATTTTAAACAATTGTATTTACTTCTAAAGTTTGTGGCGTTAGCATAGTCACAGCTAGCTAATAAAGACCGACAGTATCAATTTTAATGGCGTTTTAGCATAACTGTTAGTTAGCAAGCAGATGTTTACCCAATAACGAACTTTTGGACAACTGTAGTCAAACAATTAAGTTAGTTTTCATGTAAATATATTATGTCATAATGGTTGTAACAGCAAAAACACTGACTAATTTAAACGGGGAATAACTCACAAGGTAGCTTGTAGTAGCTATTAGCAGAAAAACAAACTTTCTTTTAGCTTTCACGAGCTttttggcgttgcgtgtctccgtcccgacgcagacggagaagtataaaagcaccgcttgtgttgccatggagacAGACGTGCGTAACGCGTCTGTTGCGTTCATTGACTTGGGAATAATCGTACTGGTGAGCTTTCAGGTCCTAACCGAAATTAGCATTAAGCGTTAGATCGTCAGTTTTGTGCAAAATGTAACCCTAAAATTCAAAACGAGTAACATTTTGGTATACAGAGTTTTGTGCTTACAGGTATAGTACCTATTTAAAAGAAAAGTAGCCAAAAGCGCAGAAAATGATACTAATTCACACGACCCCATCTACCTTAAACGCACCATAAAAATAAACCATGAAGTTGTGAagatgtagcctggcaagccagactaaataaatgtattatttaaactttgcaaagcaagaatttggtctagttcactaggctagtgaagATGATTATTACAACTGATGGAGGCGATTGATTTTATAGAAAAATTGATGCAGTTTAGTTAGGATTACTTGAGTAGCTTAACAAATACCTCATTACATTTATGGGTCATTTATAGTTCAATCCATAAACGATTTAGCtttgcttcacacacacacacacacacacacacacacacacacacacacacacacacacacacacacacacacacacacacacacacacacacacacacacacacacacacacacatgtatacactcTCAGGCTGCTGGACTTTGTTCCTTTAGCTAGCTTATTATTCTTGCAGGATATCTGATTGCTGGCAGGATGTACCTGTTTTTTGCCTAGATCCTGTTCGTGCCATTGAGCTGACTTtttaggacttgccttactcTTTGCCTGTAGGTCCTTTCCTTGTGTCCTCATCGTGGTTACTTGTAGTTGTCCTCAATGTCTGctattgttccttctgggagtgagaccccttctgtgtggactaccttCCTTTTCTTTTTCACCATCCGACCACACTTCTCATGTCTGAATGACATTCCGATAACAGTGCCTaagatcctggtggtgtggatcagtgagcCAATGTCTCGCTCGCTCTTGGCGTACCGCTTTATGTCATCCATGTAGAGAAGGTGGCTGATTGTGGTTCCATTCTTGAGTTGGTATCCATAGTCAGCCTTGTTGATTATTTGGCTGAGGGGGTTCCGACCTATACAGAATAGCAGTGGGGACAGGGCGTCTCCTTGGTATATGCCACATGTGATGGAGACTTGTGCAATTAGTCTCAAGGGTGATTTCCAAAAGCCGCATTGAGTTTGCAATGAAGGCTCTCAGACTCCTGTTGATGCTGTACAGCTCTAACTGATGCACGAGTGCAGCATTGTAATCAAACCAAGCCGTACACAGGTTGGTGTGTCGGGCCTAAAGTCTTGGGCAACTGTTTGGTCCATCAGCAgctggtgtgtgtatgtgtattttaaaaaaaaaaatttcccCGAGCTGTCCTTAGACAACATGTCTCAGGTCAGGTGTAACAAATTTAGTGGGCATGAGTGTTTGGAACTGAATCGAGCCAGAAGCAACAAGGAGTACGCTGTTTAGACTGCAAATACCAGGAGCGTTCTCTATAATCTCTtgaacaatgaaacaatgaactctTAACAAATATCCCCCATTTGCTCCACATGTCTCACTGACGCacatgtttcttgttgtcacagtTTCATTAAAGTTTACACAGTTTGTTGGGTAATTATTGGAGGGTAACTGTTTGATCTTTAAACACTTGAATTAACATGCTGTGTAATCCTGTTGTTTAAAAAAAGCTGTGTTGTGAGCAAGAGAAGCCTGATGTCATGAAGGAAGGGGGAAGGACAGCCTTGGGGATGGAATGACCAGAGTAGGAAAGCACCCAGATGGCAAAGCTGAACATGAAGAAACAAAAAAATCAAGTCATGCTCTAATGAAATGCGTCACATAACAGCTATTTTTAACCATTGTACTATGTAATATCACTTGTTGTAAATATTTTATAAATAGAACACATTTAACCCCCAATAGTGGATATATTGCTAATAATATCAATTTCATTTAAAATTTTATTGCCTCTTTTGCTGTTCATGTATCATTAAAAGCTTTCAATATGTGGTTATTGAAGTTGTTTGTGTAAAATCTTTATTCAAATATGACTTTAATATTTTATTTCAgctaaattatttaaataaactttaattCAAAATAAGCTGCAGCTTAAGCTTCATAGATGTGAATCCAATCAAGAACTTCTCATCATGTATTTCCTGCTTTGTTTGGATTCACAGCTTAGACAAAAGACTCCAAGAAAAAACGTACAAGAAaaggataaaaaataaataaacaaataggcACCGACACACATTTTTCTTAGAGATGTATTTAATAAAAGTCATTTGGGCTACGGCTCGTACATTTACAGTTGAGACATTCCTCAGTTATTCTGGGTAACAGTAACATGTCTAGTCTGCTTAATTTATCTTAATGTTTACTTTGTACAAAACAAAAAAGGCAAACATTACTTTTCTTTGTATAAAAAATTTAAGTTAATTTAAATTTAACTCTAGGTAAATTACAacagtgataataataataataataattaataataatgataatgatctaAGCTAAACATGACAATGGGATATAACGGGTGCTGGAAAGGAGGGACAGTGCAGTGACTATCATGTTGGATGGAGTGAAAAAATAAGGaaaagggcacacacacacacacacacacacacacacacacacacacacacacagagtaaaaaAGTGCACAACTGCCATTCCATTTAGCACCATCagaacacacatctcagtctgtACAAGCCAAGTCCTAGATTGTACACACTATACACAGATTTTACCACGTTATGCGAGGTTATACAGAAACTTCAGGTAAGGTGCATGCTAATTGTTGCTCTTGGTTGTAGCTTACTGGAAGCAAtcctagaaaaaaataaaatcatttcagcgcacgcacgcacacacacacacacacgcacgcacgcacgcacgcacacacacacacacacacacacacacacacacacgcacacacagaaagCTGATGGCGCACTCACCCACACACCACCTCCTGTAATCtacatttcatttaaaaaataaaacattcatcaAAATGTACATTCATGACACTCCACAGTACCAGCCGtataaaaagttaaataaaatgtaaaaagaaacGAGAAAGACTTGAGCAGAAGTGTCACGTCTTGGCGGGACATTGCCCACCGGAAGGACAGATTACGACAAAATAACTTGCCTTTTGGAAGATCTTGGAAACTcattggaaaagaaaaaaaaaagtctgaattAGTCTCTTTCCTGGTAGGATTTCTGAAATGAGGATGCTTCGCATCCTTCTACAGCCTGGACATCAGTGAAGCCCATACAAAATATCTAAATGACACACTTGAGCTGCAAACCCAGCGACAGACATGTTTTAGTAAAACCTAATCATGAGAGGGTAAGACATGTGACTGAAAGGgacttttttttctgcctgcctaCTTCATAAAATAGCAACTGCACACCATAAAGGATCATCTCACCAACATGCTGCGTTAGGTATGGCAACACGAGAGGAAATGAAGCACAGAAAACTGGGCTGGATCCTTTTTAAAGAAAGACACGGGTGCAGCAGGTTCCTATGTGCTAGGAGGGGTGCGTGAAGCGCTGGAGGATCCACCTCAGACTTCAAACAGTGTGACTCTCTTGTGACTGTGCTCACAAGCGTTGACATTAACTCCTCATCACAGTTTATCTAGGTTTCTAGATGGATTTCTGCAATCCCCACATAGAATAGGTTGCATGTATTTATTCAAGTACCGCAAAGGACATTTGCTTTTAAAAATAAAGCACATTCTAAAAAGCCCACCTTTTCCATAAAGTGTCACTATGCCGTACATCACCTCTACACATTCCTTCCGTCTCTGGGAATACCTTGCTGAAATAGCGTGTGTCTGATAAGCTTAACACAAAAGGCAAACAGTACCACTTCAAAAGGAGCCTGAactgaaaacattaaaataaatccACATGTCCAAGCATTTTTAAAGGTTCAGAGTAAGGCCTCTGCAAATACATGACCAAAATGGAATcagttaaaataaagaaaaaacaaataaaactactGAAATGACACAAGGCCATTCCACCAAATAAACCCCCACGCTGGGAGGATGTAGGGGCTGAAGTCCCTCCCCAAGGAACATCCGTCAGTCTCTGGGACCGGTGAAACCGTCAGTGTAGACACCTCCGTCACCCAGTGAGGTAACTGTGTGTTTTCAAAGTCAAGTCTCTCCGAGCTAGTCTGACTTCCCACTGACACAGGATGTGGTTCGTCCTCTTCCAAGTTCCTGGTCCGTGGCAGGATTCAGTTCGGATTTCTTTGCTGGGCCAGCAGCCCCTTTGGTAGTCAATTATCCACCTTGACAGGGCCTGGATCACAAGGCCGACTGGGCAGGACGTCCTCCACCTCTCCTCGTGCTATCTGCTCCCAATGACTCAGGTTAGCCCTGCAAACATGAAACTCGTGGATGAGACATAAGAACTTTTATGCAATGCAGGGGGAAAgacttggtaacactttacaacaagggtccctttattaatgttacttaacaCTTTATTTAATAATGCATTAACAACTGTTTAACCATATtacgtaatgcattactaagcagacatccCCCCTGCCTATTGTCCTAACCTTACATTAATAAagagaccctttgtttattaatgcttaataatgcactaagtaacgttaataaagggacccttatagtGTAAACACTTTGAAGGAAATGTTCACAGCAAAAACAGAGTTGTGATTCAGAAACTAGGACTCTACGGTTGCAAAAAGTGCCACCCTTTGTTGCCATCCTATTCGATTAGCCAGCCTGATCCAGTTTAAGGGTCTTTAGCAGATCCCAGAACGAGCTGCAGGGCTCCGTGGGGTCTAGGCCCGCTGCCCACTCAGTGCTGGGTGCTGACGTACAGCTGGGGCTTATGTATATTACACCGCTCATTTTGTTTGCATTCCCCGCAGATCAAGGACACATTTTACAAAGCAGCAGAAGGGCAAGCAAATGTGCAATGCAGTCCTGTTTGAAAACCGTCAATAACAGTCGTAAATACGTCCTTTGCACGCCTGTTTAAGTTGAAAGCAGAAACACAGACGCTCTGATGCGTCACCATGAGGAAAACAACAGATTTCTGTTTCAGTCTGATGTTTAATTTTCAAAAGGTTACACAATTATGTTTGTAAAATTTTACATTAACGCAGCAGCAAGTGTGTTTAGCACGTGGAATGCGGGCTTGTACTGCATGATGGGGTCTATTGGGGTCCAagttacctatctgagcttttatccccacacaccacctcacggaacctccgatccacatctgaaaacctcctggctgttcgtcgaaccagactaaaaaccaaaggggacagggcctttcagtctattgcccccagactttggaacagtctgccttcaaatctccgtctcttgaaatctgtagaggtcttcaaaaaacatcttaaaactcaccttttcatccaggctttcccccgctaaatattctaaaagatggctttgttcttgttcacaccttgactttgtttttactcctgattgtggttactattgttgtcactgctattgtttttatgatgtttttattggtttgaggtatttgccctgattttactcatgttgtacagcgctttgtgatttatatctgtgaaaggcgctctataaataaactttacttacttacttactatataGCCTCTAATTTAATTTGATTGGTCAGCTGGCCCAACTGACCTCAGATGTCAAATTTGTGATGGAAAGTGTTGATGTGAACAGTTTTCTCTCTTGGAAACCTAAAAAATATCAGTCAGGTGTAGTTTCTGAAACTTACTTGCAGGCTTTTAAAAGCAGACTGGATGGAGGGAAAAGGTCCGATAGCGTTGTGTAGCATGGAATAGCAACGGAGTTGTAGAATCCCACcttaaaaatagaaaataaacattttagattCATTGTTGCTCTTTAGAATTTTGACTTATTAATATCTAATGATCATGTATCATTTATAATGGGGGACTGTGTCACATGTTAAATTAATTCATCAACTAAGCGTACATCTGTAATTTAATATTTAATCCTCACCAAATTCATTTTTAAAGATCAGCAAAATATTTGATAAGTTGGTTGctaaaagttttattttaaagaccaagttcacttgttttatcagCACATTTACAGTACTCGTCAGAATATGAGTCGCTTGTGGGTTGATCTCTATGGGAAGAAGGCTCTGAACACCAGTGTGTGCTTACTAATGCGACTTCAACTTTACACCAGAGAAAACATGACGCACTCCAATAAAGTTCCACTTTTGTCATTTACAGAACAGTTTCATAAAGGTCTGGAGAATCATCAATATGTTGATTTTGAAAGCAAATATAAGACCGGTGTTAGGGCCGTGGACTTTGTCAAATTTTTCTTATGGTTGAATCATGATTTCAGACCTTAATGTGAGCCAAGTGAGGTCTGCAAGGTTCTGTCTGATGTTCTGGCTTCCTTTTGTTCTGGAATTACTTTGGAGCGAGGAACGACGTGTTGGGATCTGTTGTTGTCCGACCTTTTCCGCTGAAGTGATTTCTAAACTCTCCTGGTCTGAGAGCATCTGGTGAATGTGATAATtccaaataatgtggttcagcacAGATAACTCATCATTTAACAAGGATGGATTCACTTTTTCTACGTAGAGGCAGGGTGGTTTGGATAGGAAGTGGGGGTGTGACATATGTAGTAGAGGGAGAACTCTGGAACGTGCTTTCCCACCGCTCAAATCGCCCCTATGTTTGAATGAAAAACCAACAAAAGAGGTAAATAAACATAGACACATCAGTTAATGCACAGGTCTTACTTGGCCTTGAGGAACCTCATCCTTCTTGTCTCTGTCCATCATAGGAATTGGCTGAATTCCAATCTTCTTCATCTCATCCCCCTGTGGAGGAAGAAAACAACAAGAACCCTTTTATGTTTGCGTACCCTGACAGACCTCCTGACCACCTGACAGcactattttgggcaaaattcaaATAGTGAGACATGCAACGTTGTTAGAAAAGAACACAGGCAAGAAAAGAGGTCTGACTGGAGGCATGATCGTGACACTAAACCAGTTTCAGCTTGAACAGTATCCCACTGTACCTCAGCCCAGAACTCAGCATAGATGTCGTTAGCTATGAGTCGTGTGACTTGCCACCGCTTGGTAACAGAACACAGGTCACATGCTGTCATCATCAGACCAATCACACGGTCCCTAGAGGGGAGCAGAGCCTCGTTATGTCCATGCAGAAATACCCAAAGTGCCATTTAAGCCCTTAAATTAGTCTCGTGTTGCTGCAAGGCCTGACCTGTGCGAGTGGTTGTTCAAGTCCAGCCCCCCCACCGTCAGAAGCTCTGTCAGCTGCTGGTGGTTGTTGAAGTACAGGGCCAGGTCTGTGGCGATGATGGCCTTTCGAATGATCTCCAGCACCTGCTCGTATTCGCTGGAATTCAGGTTGGAGAAAATATTGTGCCCTTCCAGCTATGAAAAACAAAGAGATCAATAAAAAAGCAAAAGCTCCACTTATGAGGCGTTCAGCTCAGCTAGACTGCGACAGGCTGAAATCTGAAGGTGGACTTCAGTCTCCTTCTGCAGATCCTGGACGGGGCAGAAGAGTGTAATTATAAACTTTGTGTGGGCACTGGAAATGAACCTGTTCTGTCCTTATTTTATGGGAGATACTCTAACAGGAAAGAAAGCTGGTTGTTAGACATCGTTCTACAGGGGATCCTTTGGGCCCTGTCATTGGTGGGTTCTCTTTGACTTAAAGCTTTTGAGGGGATTTCTAACGTTACTGCTGACCAAGTATTGCCTAGTAACGTGCGTGGGACAATGCACCTTGTTGCACTTAGGACGGCTTCAACAAGTTCAAGGTGTTAGCTCTAAATTCATAAAAGCACAAAAAATGGGCATCTGTGAAACGATCTAAACAAGTAGTAAATGTTTTTAGTTTTTGAATCCACAAAAAGTGTTTTTAAGAGTGCACAAGCCCCGAGGCAACCTTATTACTGCTAAatttgaaattcagtttcagtatCTGCCCATTTTCAAGTCTTAAAGCTTAAAAAAGGTACATTATACATCACATCATGTAAATAAATTGCAAACAGCATGTTATGTCTTTTAGGGTATAGACAAAATTCACCCAAAAATATCGCAATAAATTTACTCATTGATTACAACCGGATATTGACAAAACAGGTGAGAAAAATTGCCCTATTTATTGTTACTAGCAATcctaatgagccactggcagcagctttaacatttcttttgcaCTAAGTCCAATTCTAGACTGGCATTGGCAACGCTGCTTCTCTTAGAAATCTACCGTAATATCCACACAATGTGCAGCTACTTTTTTAGATGCTTTGAACACTGCAGCTCAAACGTGTCTCAAATATAGATTTTTACAAGACTCTGCACGAAGGTGACACTGACGACAACAAAAGAGAGACTGAAGTAGTGTGTGACGAAGTAAACCTGTTCAGTTCCAACACCGAAAACTACGACTTTAGTGGTTTTAGTGTGCAGGAGGAAGGTGAATACAGCAATCAATGGCTTTTCCAGGTCGGCTACTGTACCGGTGTTTATTTTTAACCAGCTGTGTTTCTGGCACTGTTTGGAAAAAAGCATTTATTGCACGTATATGTGTTACCGCTATGTTTTTGactaaaagtgaaaaaaaatctCTGTACATTTCTCAACAATATATACAATATATAATATACAATATAGAAAGGTGTGGCATACATTATGTATATTTTCAATACAGTGGGTGCGGCTCAGGTGAGGTCAATAGTCAGGAAATCGCTGTAGTCAGAATCGCTCAAGTgaaattttatatttattttgttgttcGGTTGTTCAAATTGATcccttttgtttttgtgaacacTTTGATTTAGAATTTGTGGATGTGTGAATAAAAACAACAGTGAACCCTAGTTGAGCTCTACCTGCAGGATGGAGACAGTTTGAGAGAAGTGGTGCTGCTCcatggtggaggtggagtacagaGCGGCCAGTGGATGGTCGAACTTCTGCAGGTACGTGTTGCTATAACCCCGGTGATCCAGGTCGTGGCACAAGCAGGCTATCAGCAAACCTTTCTTCTGTAAAACAGGTTGACTGATTTAATTTCTTTATATCTTTCTTTTTAAATAAGATGAAATGAAACAGGCTTCAGGGCAAACCTCTAGCTCCGTGAAGATCCCAGGTGTTTTCTGTAGGATGGCGTACATACAGTGTGCCACCGTCACCGCATGCTTCCAGTTGTGGTAGGGCACACGGCGGTAGTTTTTCCGTACAGACATGGTGAACCTACACAGCTTCTCCAGCTCAAAACTACATTCAAAAATAATATATGAAAAAAAACAATGTTTACATTTCTTTTGCTGACGGGTTTTAACACAACTGCTCTGGACAATACCTGCTCTTTCCACACGAGTTATGAACCATGTAGATGAAAACAGCTGGCCAGATCTCCTCAAAGGGACTGATATCAAACTGGAACCTGGAGAAAACAGGAAGGGACATTGAAGATGTCCTCAAGTCTACGTGAATGTATCCTATGATcagagatttgtgtgtgtgtgtgtgtgggggggggtgggggggggtggggtgggggggggggggggctcacgtTTCTATTTCTTTATAAATGGGTTCAGGGAGGTTGAGCTGGGTAAGGGTCTTCCACTCCTCTGAAGTGCAGATGCTGTGATAGGACAGTTTCTCCATCGTCACTCTGTAGATGCATTCAGAGTGCCGGATCCTGTGGTACATCTGCAGGGATCCGACAGGGGAAATCACAGTCTTTAAGATGTCAAGAGAGAGAGACGCTGAACACTCCTGCGCTGTAAATGCCACAGAAATATTGCACACAATGTCGTTATTAAAACCTTAATACGTCACCGCTGGAATTACTACAATAAAAAAGTTGCCCCCCCCCATctgttttttttctccttccGTTTTCCccttaaataaagaaaaaattggTCCACTATGGTCAAATACAGGCGCCTGGGCCTGCACCTTCCACCTAAATCACAATGAATTAAGGGCTGGCTCAAGTGAGTCTCCCAAGAGACACGAGGCATAAATTTCAGCTGAACATAAATCCTGTCACTGGACAGAGGTAGAGCGCTTGTATTTAAATATTAACATCCCGCATCAGTTTTAAAACCAACGTTGTGACGCTGCTCCTGCGTAAGCGTGTCGCGTCAACTGTGGTTCAGGTCCCGCTGAGAGCTTTGACACACAGACCACACAATGCAAGCTCTGGCAGTTAGCATAATTTATGAAATGAACAGTCACGGATTTTTACTCATTTTTGGGCAAATGTGCAGTCTGAAAAGAAACTGCACTCTGTGtggtaaataaatgaaaaataaccACAAAAAACAAGTCAAGAAAGCTGCAAAAGGGGTAAATGGGGGTCACGTGGTGTACTCACATTTGCACAGTGTAAGGCCAGAGCACAAAAGACAGCAAACATCTTGAAGTTGTTCTCATCTGTTTTAGTGAAGGCACTTCCGCTTAACTTGTTCACCATCTGCACCACACCTATAACGGTCCCCCTGCTCACGATGGGCATGCACAGGATGTTCCGTGTGGTGTAGCCAGTTTTGAGGTCTACCTCTCTGCCGGGGAACACACGGACAACAACGGTGCATCAGTCGGACGTTATGGTAGAAGTGCTGCATGTTTAATCACTATTAGAATGGCTGGTTTAGCATTTTAAAACCATGTTAAAGTCTGCATAGACTCTGTTTACCGGTTGAACCTTGGGTCTGCATAGGCATCTGGGATGTTTAAGACTTCCCCTGTCCGAGCTACTTGGCCAGCTATTCCTTTGTCTATAGAAAATCTACAAAAACACGAGAAAAAAACGGGTAAACAGCATTTCAGTAAAACAACACGTACAGCAGTGATATAAAAGTGATGAAACTCCATGCTAAAGAGGGCATAGACCTgttatttcaataaatctgcagtggtctctagtataaatgaatgctttgtgagttGTTATCtgtggaaacaaagctctggcgcTGCTGTTTCAGGAACTTCATCCAATCAGGATCAGGAAacagcaggattttgagtcttactcattaatattcatgatctgtaagcatctcgtctctgattggctaacagacatGTGACTCTTTCACCGTTTCCGTTCACTCTTCTTTGTTTCTAATTGCAACATTGATGTGTTTTAACAAAATATGTTGCaacattttttactttattttgtgttttttattttacgtTCCACGTTGATTGATTGTCCACTGCACTATTCTGGGTGTAAAACTTTACCTGGGAACAAACTTCATCTTGATTCGGTTTGTTCTCCACCAACAAcacaagcctaaatgtgttcagccATGTTGTGAACTTGCTAATTCTAACGGTTAGTTTCTACTGGCAACTTAGCCTTTCCTGGTTGCTAGGCAGGGTGCGTCCATGAAAGCAAAGTTACAGCAGAGCTGGCTTTTTTGACCTGAGGATTTCTCCAAATATTttctggctaatgcaggaaataggcgtTGAAGAGACTTCTCACGTTCTTGCAGGTGAAAAAGGACAAGTCATGAATGTTTCTCAGTGTACCTCACCTTTAAAGATAACTTTAAATCAGATATtgaattttatttacttttatttttgagTAAAtaatacaaccccccccccctccaaaaaaaaaagataataaaaaaattaaacatttctCCAGAAGATCACTCATAGATGATGGCAAATTTTACACACCTAATTTCTTTTGTTTTCGTAAAGATGGGCTTGCCTTCGTTCTCTTCCCCTATATCAAATAGGTCAGAGTACAGTTCCTTGTTGCCGTGATCTACCTGGAATAGTGCACATCTGTCTGCATTCACCAGGTTTTTtgcatatatctgtaaaaaacaaacaaacaaacaaacaaaaaaaaaccagaATATTTTAGCCCACAAGAAAACATTAAGTGCATGCATACATTGTTTTTAATCTCACTTAAGCACTTTTTGTTTTATATAATTGATGCAAACATTCTTGCACACGCATGGTAAAtgttgcaaccttctgattacggggcgagcacctactgtaactcctgtgccaccgtcgcccctgcaCACACAGTTCCACCctgtgttgcacgatgcacagtaTCAAAGACAATGAATGAACATAAACCACACTCACCATGATATGTTCAAGTAGAGAATCTATTGCCACGATGTTATCAAAGTATGTTCTGtgtgaaaagagaaaaggtgtatTGAGATGTTTGACAAAAGGGAAGTTTCGGAGGACGTTTGTACTCAAAGTGGCCTAAAGTTGAGGAAAGCTCGTGTTGCAGGAGCATACAATCGAATCCAAGGCTTTGGATGAAAAATATGCAAAACCTTCTCAGATTTGGGGCTGATTtcggttttgtttttttaaagtacACTAAGAACATTGTTATTCATTAACAGCTCTTACTTTGACACATCTAGTAGGAAGTCATTGAGCTCAGTCTGTTTGGCAAGGCCTCTGCACACCTAGCAGAGAAATATAGGTCACGATCAGATAGACAGAATCGAATCCCAAGCACATGTAAGCATCCTGCGTGTTCTCCAACCAAACCAGCTCAACAGGGCTTTCTGCTCGTGTTTCTGTAACAACCAAGCATCTGCAGAGCTTCTCCGCTACCTCTGGCTCAGAGGTCCACCTTGGCCTGAGCTGTAGTGGGACATCGTTTCTCTGGGGTCTTATACCATCTTTTCTTAATGCATAATGACATCCCAGGGGAGATGTTTGTTCAGTCTATGCCTCCTTTGATTGGACGGTGCAAAGACAACCCAGCTCTTGTACACAGTGGATTTACACCAGCGCAGAACCAGAAGAAACAAAGTCATCCAAGAACATAATAAATGGTACCGTTAGAGTACAGCTTGTCTCTGGTGGAGCACCGCAGCACATTATTCCAGTTAAAAAAGGACAGTTTCAATATCAGATCAGGACTTTGTGAGCGTTTGCTCACCTGTACTTGATGAATGGCAACAGAAGCCCATGCTAAGTTTGCTGTTGCAAcctagaaaaaaacaaaacaactagaTTTTAGAAAGAAGTCCCAAAATAGACCCATAACTATCACTTTTAATGGCTTCCTTATAGAACATATATGGGTCATAcggtttataaaaacatgttcatgaagtttttGCATTAAATctttctcacataaagcaatcttAGCTGTTTTATAcacgacagtttcagtaccttccagaatgagtaatTTCAGggctggtcccccccccccccca
This window contains:
- the pde10a gene encoding cAMP and cAMP-inhibited cGMP 3',5'-cyclic phosphodiesterase 10A isoform X5; this encodes MFFLSAGLTDEKVKAYLSLHPQMLDEFVLESVSAETLDRWLKKKTSSRASDDTSAKEVSRQYQDTNMQGVVYELNSYMEQRLDTGGDNKFLLYELSNIIKTATKADSFALYFLGECNNSLCLFTPTGPKDGHPNLIPSGPVAFGTTIAAYVAKTRKTLLVEDIKGDERFPDGTGQDSGIHVHSVLCLPILTAIGDLIAILELRRHWGKEPFNLSHQEVATANLAWASVAIHQVQVCRGLAKQTELNDFLLDVSKTYFDNIVAIDSLLEHIMIYAKNLVNADRCALFQVDHGNKELYSDLFDIGEENEGKPIFTKTKEIRFSIDKGIAGQVARTGEVLNIPDAYADPRFNREVDLKTGYTTRNILCMPIVSRGTVIGVVQMVNKLSGSAFTKTDENNFKMFAVFCALALHCANMYHRIRHSECIYRVTMEKLSYHSICTSEEWKTLTQLNLPEPIYKEIETFQFDISPFEEIWPAVFIYMVHNSCGKSSFELEKLCRFTMSVRKNYRRVPYHNWKHAVTVAHCMYAILQKTPGIFTELEKKGLLIACLCHDLDHRGYSNTYLQKFDHPLAALYSTSTMEQHHFSQTVSILQLEGHNIFSNLNSSEYEQVLEIIRKAIIATDLALYFNNHQQLTELLTVGGLDLNNHSHRDRVIGLMMTACDLCSVTKRWQVTRLIANDIYAEFWAEGDEMKKIGIQPIPMMDRDKKDEVPQGQVGFYNSVAIPCYTTLSDLFPPSSLLLKACKANLSHWEQIARGEVEDVLPSRPCDPGPVKVDN
- the pde10a gene encoding cAMP and cAMP-inhibited cGMP 3',5'-cyclic phosphodiesterase 10A isoform X4 produces the protein MEDGPSSTSCFRRLTDCFLGASLTDEKVKAYLSLHPQMLDEFVLESVSAETLDRWLKKKTSSRASDDTSAKEVSRQYQDTNMQGVVYELNSYMEQRLDTGGDNKFLLYELSNIIKTATKADSFALYFLGECNNSLCLFTPTGPKDGHPNLIPSGPVAFGTTIAAYVAKTRKTLLVEDIKGDERFPDGTGQDSGIHVHSVLCLPILTAIGDLIAILELRRHWGKEPFNLSHQEVATANLAWASVAIHQVQVCRGLAKQTELNDFLLDVSKTYFDNIVAIDSLLEHIMIYAKNLVNADRCALFQVDHGNKELYSDLFDIGEENEGKPIFTKTKEIRFSIDKGIAGQVARTGEVLNIPDAYADPRFNREVDLKTGYTTRNILCMPIVSRGTVIGVVQMVNKLSGSAFTKTDENNFKMFAVFCALALHCANMYHRIRHSECIYRVTMEKLSYHSICTSEEWKTLTQLNLPEPIYKEIETFQFDISPFEEIWPAVFIYMVHNSCGKSSFELEKLCRFTMSVRKNYRRVPYHNWKHAVTVAHCMYAILQKTPGIFTELEKKGLLIACLCHDLDHRGYSNTYLQKFDHPLAALYSTSTMEQHHFSQTVSILQLEGHNIFSNLNSSEYEQVLEIIRKAIIATDLALYFNNHQQLTELLTVGGLDLNNHSHRDRVIGLMMTACDLCSVTKRWQVTRLIANDIYAEFWAEGDEMKKIGIQPIPMMDRDKKDEVPQGQVGFYNSVAIPCYTTLSDLFPPSSLLLKACNLVRRTARRFSDVDRRFREVVCGDKSSDR